A single Mercenaria mercenaria strain notata chromosome 9, MADL_Memer_1, whole genome shotgun sequence DNA region contains:
- the LOC128559219 gene encoding serine/threonine-protein kinase fray2-like, with amino-acid sequence MFPTQALLHSHLISSAHRRLTVLCPWCVGREKTFTRIHDLEVHVRTTHTSVVVTKDKFTRANGFYLAKHPKDYARIVDKIGPYNSDVAREARNAVRTWAESFDDSQVRADKWNTGWKAGVEIASSKAKPSKSRSISREKSTGADSRRVVETHDRDDNRRSRDFDNAEKRDGRNESRKFDTEKGRDEDLRNDSERRGTDTGRDRDREMNINRDRVTTTNRERDRGTDTSRDRDRETNTERDRETDTSKEKHREMNTNRERDRLTKDTHKERERDADTIRDRDREMNTDKDRVTNTNRERDRVTNTHKERDRENESHKDKEAASSRSRETDTSRDKGADSSTGKEANTDGDKVKNTRRERDSEINTYTDKDKAKNTNNNRKTDTHTERERETNTNRDRTGDKEGENSKKRDRSNAEEQRKSKQRKIDEGFENYVDNIELGGGGWSAIIF; translated from the coding sequence ATGTTTCCAACCCAGGCTTTGCTACACTCGCATCTTATATCTTCTGCTCACAGGAGGTTGACAGTTTTATGCCCATGGTGTGTAGGCagagaaaagacatttacaagAATTCATGACTTAGAGGTCCATGTCAGGACCACACATACATCTGTAGTTGTCACAAAGGACAAATTTACAAGGGCCAATGGATTCTACCTTGCAAAGCATCCAAAGGATTACGCGAGGATTGTGGACAAAATAGGGCCTTATAATTCAGATGTTGCACGTGAGGCGAGAAACGCGGTTAGGACATGGGCTGAGAGCTTTGATGATAGTCAAGTTAGAGCTGATAAGTGGAATACAGGATGGAAAGCTGGAGTAGAAATAGCTAGCAGTAAGGCTAAACCTAGTAAGAGTAGGAGTATTTCAAGGGAAAAATCCACAGGTGCAGATAGCCGAAGAGTTGTGGAGACACATGACAGGGATGATAATAGAAGAAGCAGAGACTTTGATAATGCTGAAAAGAGAGATGGGAGAAATGAAAGTCGGAAGTTTGATACTGAGAAGGGGAGAGATGAAGATCTGCGGAATGATAGTGAGCGCCGAGGGACAGATACCGGTAGAGATAGAGACCGAGAGATGAACattaacagagacagagtgacgACTACCAATAGAGAAAGAGACAGAGGGACAGATACTAGTAGAGATAGAGATAGGGAGACGAACACGGAGAGAGATAGAGAGACAGACACCAGTAAAGAAAAACACAGGGAGATGAACACCAACAGAGAAAGAGACAGACTGACGAAGGATACCCACAAAGAAAGAGAAAGAGATGCAGATACAATTAGAGACAGAGATAGGGAGATGAACACCGACAAAGATAGAGTGACGAATACCAACAGAGAAAGAGATAGAGTGACGAATACCCACAAGGAAAGAGATAGAGAGAATGAAAGCCATAAAGATAAGGAAGCAGCAAGCAGTAGAAGCAGAGAGACAGATACCAGTAGAGATAAAGGGGCAGATAGCAGTACGGGCAAAGAGGCCAATACAGATGGAGATAAAGTGAAGAATACACGTAGAGAAAGAGATAGTGAGATAAATACATATACAGACAAAGACAAAGCTAAAAATACCAATAATAACAGAAAGACTGATACACATACGGAGAGAGAGCGAGAGACGAATACCAATAGGGACAGGACTGGCGATAAGGAGGGGGAGAATAGTAAGAAAAGAGATCGAAGTAATGCAGAAGAGCAAAGGAAAAGCAAACAGAGAAAGATTGACGAGGGGTTTGAGAACTATGTCGATAACATAGAATTAGGAGGAGGAGGCTGGAGTGCCATCATTTTCTAG